AAGTCCTGGCTCAGTGGCATATCGTATACTTGTTTGTACGTACATGGAAGGCCAAGCATGCATATTTCTCAAAAGAAGCCCAAGGATGTAAGTCCTGCCACAATGCCATATCGTGTACTTGTTTGTACGTACATCGGAGGCCAACCATGCATATTTCTCAAAAGAAGGTCAAGGATGTAAGTCCTGCCTCAGGGCCATATCGTATACTTGTTTGTACATACATGGGAGGCCAAGCATGCATATTTCTCAAAAGAAGGCCAATGATGTAAGTCCTGCCTCAGTGCCATATTGTATACTTGCTTGTACGTTACATGGAAGGCCAAGCACGTCGGCAGAGGCGGTTTTTCCGACCAAGTTGTTTGTTGGAAATACAGTCTTATGAGGTACATAATATACGATCATTGACTACTAGACCTATTATGTTTTGATAGATCAAGTATATATTTAGAAATATAAATAGTTACTTCAGCTATTTACACCCCCACACATCAAGCGGTCCACTTTGCTCATTCCCATGAAAAAAATATTTGAACCAAAAAGTTATTTTACAAATAAATGCGGATGCCTCACATGTACAAACCTCTCacgccctcaagaacacttttcaCATATATGTAAAATACATTACTTGCACGTGGGCAACATAATAAGTTACAAGCCAAGTGTCTTCCAGTTCTACAATAGAGAACACATACACAGGAAATGAAGGATGAGCTCGAGTTTTGGGAAAgaacagagaggagaggagaggggaagaagagagagcTCGAACGCGGGCTGGACGAAGGGCTTAAATAGGAaaacctttagttccggttcatgacacaaaccggttctaaatgtGATCTTCTAGTACCGGTttgtgccacgaaccgggactaatgatgctAGTGGGGCCCCAACCTGACACCAGCCTGCCACCACCCCAACCGTTACTAGATGTTCAACACGAACCGGGAATAATGATGCCCGCCCTCCTGGCTGTTGGAACCGGCAGTCCgtttacaaaccgggactaatgtatcTCACGTAAAGTAGTTTTTCTGCTgatgcatggacaacacataaaagtaTGCACGCCATTAAGGAACTGGATAGAGCgtggtcatcgtacatccattacCGGCACATCTTCATTACACAGCaccgaaaagaccaaattaatacaagttcatacacatttattctcataaaacaacatataactaTCTAGTTAAAGCATTTAAATgcgacaacaaatgcgatcaaaatcgcagctGAGGTAATAACTGATTTAACAACGTaaagataccaagcctctttattaacaaaatattttctaatctttctattcttcgagcgcattgcatccatctagatcttgtgatcatcaacgacatcggcaacatacaactccaatttcatcttcccttcttcaattattttcaacttttctttcaaatactcgttTTCTTTTACAACTAAGTTTAACAGTTCAACTAGAGGGTCAGTTGCAATTTCTGATTCACATACCTCCCGGATAAacatatctatgtcaacttgatggacATACTTCTCATAaacatgaaatgcaacaaactgtTATAAAAGATACTATACCAAATCCGAATGATAAAccggacgagggccaacggggacggatatctaAACCATGGCATTATATATAACAgacaatcatacaagtaagaaatttGTACAAGCAACTATCTAAATCATagaaataagatttttttttataaaaaggataagaacaaaaGCCTCACCAAGGTGGTGCTGGCGACGGGCCAGCGCGGGCGATCAACAGCGGTGAGAACGGGGACGGGAagacactaagtaaaccacaccaacacatatgcaaactaagaagttaatttgagcttaaAATGCATAttaatcaaataaactcccacataattactcccaaactaaaactcACAACtaactatacttatagagcatcaaacaagctaaactagcaatgaaaGGTGAAAGCATGaaattgctaaccttttagaactgTTCGATAGATGGGGTTTCTCAAatattgataaatgttggaaaaatGGAGGATGAGAGAAAACATGGAGGAGAAAACAAAGAAGATGAGCTCAAGTTCGGGATGGACGAAGAAGTTTATATAGGGACATTTTTAGTCCCAGTTGTTGatacaaactgggactaaaggtccaactcgagtcccggttggtaataccAATCGGGACGAAATGGGTTCGATGGGCCCCAACCTGACGCCAGCCTGCCATCacccctttagttccggtttgtaATCCTAACCGTGCCCCGCTCCGCTCCTACAGTTGAACCGGGAGTAAtgctcacattagtcccggtccGAAACCCAACTGGAATAATGCTACGGACGAAAGgtttgttttctactagtgtgttgTGTTCGGCGGTGGTTTGCACGGCAAGGAATTGATCAGTGTGGTAGGacctttcttttttcctcttcttcatttTATTTTGTAACCGTGTGCGTCCGTAATGTCTTTGGACATTTGGTTGGTGCTGAGTCTGGGTGTACTTTTTTCTGAAATAAAACGTTAACTTTATTGATTGGAAATAACAGTTGCATCGTCAATAAGAAAAGGTGCAATTTCATCCATGGACTCCTCAAAACAATCCCTTGTCACGCAAAATTTCGCTAATCTAGCTAGCTCATGAGTCACCTTATTTGCTTCTCTATTACAATGTTCAAACCTAGTAAGCGGAACATCACAAGCTTAAAAATAGCAATCATCAAAGACCGGCGCCCCCGCTCACCCGGATTGTCCCACGAGCCTGGGTGTATTTGATAGCTCTACGATattaatattttccttttttcataaaaaaatcaTACTTACATGAACAATTTCCTTGCAGTACAAAACGTCGACCATTTTCCAAATTTGAGCAATAATTTATAAAAGGGTGATATACTTGGGTCAATTTTAGTAGGTACATAATTTACGATCATTGACTACTAAACATATTATGTTTTGATAGATCAAATAtatatttataaatataaataGTTACTTCAGCTATTTACACCCCACACACATCAAGCGGTCCACTTAATTTGCTCATTCCCATGAAAAGAAATATTTGAACCAAAAAGTTATTTTACAAATAAATGTAGATGCCTCACATGTACAAACCTCTCACGCTCTCAAGAACACTTTTCACATCTATGTAAAATACATTACTTGCACGTGGGCAATATAATAAGTTACAAGCCAAGTGTCTTCCAGTTCTACAAtagagaacacacacacacaggaGATACATGCATTTCTTATTTGCTAAGTAATAGATAAAAATAAGACACCCATGGTAGATACAGATAGAAATAAAACACCAAGGATAGATGCATTTTCATCTGCAGTTTACATGTAAATTAAGTGAGCCTAACGTTATATTTCCCGCTTCTTGAGTATCATTTTAAGGCCATTTTCCATCTGCAGTGTACAAGACAGCTTGGGTTGGATGGTCTGCCCTTCCACCAGCTCCATATCGAAGTTCCAAACTACTGCGGCCACCACAGTTGCCAGCTGCACAACAGCGATTTCCTTTCCAGGGCACATCCTCGGGCCTGAGTTGAAGGACAAGAACTTGTGAGATGGTACGTATCTCAGCTTGTTGCCGTCTTCGGAGAGCCACCTATCTGGATTATAGTCCCGACAGTCTTCGCCCCAGATGGCCTCCATTCTCGCCATGGAGTGGAGTGAAATAAGGACGGTTTCGCCGGCACGCACCTGATGGCCACTCGGCATGATTTCATCCGCAACAACAGTCTTGCGCTCTATTGGTATTGGTGGGTACAACCTGAGTGTCTCGTACAAGACAGCTTTCAGATAGACCAAAGATTTGGTCTCCTCCGGCTCAAATATAACCATGTCACTCGTCACCGTTGCTACTTTGTGCGATGCAATGGGGGAGAGTTCATTGCGTATGATTGAAATGATCTTAGGGTTTCGAGCAAGGCTGTAGAACATCCATGGCAAGGTAAAGCCAATTGTGTCCCTGCCACCGAACATGATGCTAAGGAGTTTTGCACGGAGCAAGTCATCGTCGGCGTAGTTTGGGTCGTTTATGTAGGAAGAGAGGACATCTGCACGCTGTTGCTCCCCATCATTACAAATTTGTCCTCCATTCACCCTTTTCCTCTGGATCATCTTCATGAAGAACCTTCGTATCACCCTATGAGCCATATTGAGCTTTCTCTCGGGGCCGATATTCAACAAACTCATAGCCTTCCAGCAGGAGGGAGGCACAATGTGCCGAAAAAGGGCTACATCCATGACAGTGTCCATGGCAACCGCAACCTCCATGGACGGTTTGTCCAGGGACAAGAGTCTAGGGTCCACGCCGAAGAGAGGTGTGGCGGACAGGTCAAACACAAACCTCGCAATCACTTCTTGCATGTCAAATGGCGTGCTAGTACTCGCCATGTTGGCAAACAAGGGGAGGAGGCTATTCTTTACCTTGTCATGGCAGCAAGCGACCATACTGGCAACCAACCGTGGGTTGCTGATCACACTCTGGAATTTTGCGCGCTGCAGACGCCACGACTCACCGTCAACTGTGAAGATGCCTCGATCCATGCTGTTGAAGATAGCTGCGAACTCTGGGCCTTTGGGGAAATTTGTGTAGTTCGTTGTGAAGATGTGCCGGACATTTGCAGGGTCGCAAGTTAGGAAGATTTTCCTTTGGGGCATAGGTAAGCTAAAGTTGTGTCCTGCTTGGGCGAGATTCGCGGTGAAAAAATCAAGCAAGTTATGCAGGTTGGCAACGATTGCAGGCAACATGTGCACGATTGGCCAGTTTGTGGACCGCCCTGAGGACTTTTTTGATCTAATAATAGACCTGAAGCATAAGTAGACCGAAACAAGAAGAATGAGCAGCATGAAAATGAGCAGCTGTTGCGAGAACGAaatcgacattgtgatcaagagtgTGTGACTTGCAAGTTGTAAGACTTGTGCTGCAACGGACATGACCATGGCTGAATTTATATAGTAGTAGTAGCGATTTGCACAGGTCTTCACATCACACAAGGCCGTTAAGGTACAGCATTTCACACTGAATAGTAATTGACCTAACTACTACCAGATTTATATTACAGCTCTAACAAAGAAATATTTACCGAATTATAAAATCCTTGCTTAACCATTTGGATAGTATTAATAtgtaatactccctctgtactaCAATACTTGTCGCTGGGGAGACTACTACTAGATTAATATGTATTGGTTCTCCTCAACGACAGGTATTTAGGTACAAAAGGAGTATATGTATAAGTTGGATTAAATGTGTCCACAGAAATACAAGTAATATGTTTTTGATCTATGTAATACATAATAGTTTATTATATTTGTTTAAACATACTAAGTTGTTTGTTAATGATGAAGAAAGGTGAATCATTTCAGTTAGCTAGGTGTCTAGGCCACTTAATAAATAAGCTGTTGGGAGATGGATTAATGAAGGATTCAGTTTGAAGAATATTAGACGGACAACACTTTATAGCTGGGT
This genomic stretch from Hordeum vulgare subsp. vulgare chromosome 6H, MorexV3_pseudomolecules_assembly, whole genome shotgun sequence harbors:
- the LOC123403851 gene encoding noroxomaritidine synthase-like, producing MSISFSQQLLIFMLLILLVSVYLCFRSIIRSKKSSGRSTNWPIVHMLPAIVANLHNLLDFFTANLAQAGHNFSLPMPQRKIFLTCDPANVRHIFTTNYTNFPKGPEFAAIFNSMDRGIFTVDGESWRLQRAKFQSVISNPRLVASMVACCHDKVKNSLLPLFANMASTSTPFDMQEVIARFVFDLSATPLFGVDPRLLSLDKPSMEVAVAMDTVMDVALFRHIVPPSCWKAMSLLNIGPERKLNMAHRVIRRFFMKMIQRKRVNGGQICNDGEQQRADVLSSYINDPNYADDDLLRAKLLSIMFGGRDTIGFTLPWMFYSLARNPKIISIIRNELSPIASHKVATVTSDMVIFEPEETKSLVYLKAVLYETLRLYPPIPIERKTVVADEIMPSGHQVRAGETVLISLHSMARMEAIWGEDCRDYNPDRWLSEDGNKLRYVPSHKFLSFNSGPRMCPGKEIAVVQLATVVAAVVWNFDMELVEGQTIQPKLSCTLQMENGLKMILKKREI